A window of Flavobacteriales bacterium genomic DNA:
CGAAGAGGTGGAAACAGAGCAGGTCATCATCCGATATCTTAACAGATTAAGTGATCTTCTCTTCATTCTTGCACGCAGAATTGCCTTCGATCAGGGGGTCGAAGAGACTCCCTGGAGACCAAAAAAAGCTTGACAAGCATCTAAGTAATTGATATTATGCAAGTTATGCTTGGTAGGAAATTTGTGTGGCCGCATACTGAAAAATTTATTTTTGCGTGAATTCCGAACAGGGATTCTTTTTAAGAGAGACAAGAGATGTATTGGACACTAGAATTGGCTTCCTATTTGGAAGATGCCCCATGGCCGGCAACAAAGGATGAGTTGATCGACTTCGCATTGCGAACGGCCGCCCCCCTTGAAGTGGTGGAGAACTTACAGGAGATAGAGGACGAAGGCGAATTGCTGGAGACCATCGAGGATATCTGGCCGGATTACCCATCCAAAGAAGATTTCTTCTTCAATGAGGATGAGTATTGATTCCTCGCGACTTATCCTGAATGAACTTTTGACCCAGACAGCGTCTGGGTCTTTCTTTTTTTAGTGAAACCAACTATTTATCCTTCTTTTCATGGTTCTTTTCTGACGTATTGGCAGATTTGCATTTTGGAAAGGTTATTGACCCATTCCCTGAACATCGATGAATTGACCCTATGCTAGGTACGCTCACCAAATCACTTAAGAAAGTCTTCGGAGACAAGTCCACTCGGGACATGAAGGCCATCATGCCATTGGTCGATGAGACCAATAAGGTATTTGATACCCTATCCTCTATCAGCAATGAGGAACTCCGCGAGCGATCCATCAGGCTCAAGAAGCAGATTGCTGACCATATTGCCGAGGATGAGAAGAAGGTCGAAGAATTGAAACTCAAGGCCGAGGATGCAGCTCAAGAGATCGAAGAAAAAGAGGCCATCTACAAGGAGGTGGATGAGCTGACCAAAGGAATAGATGAGAAGTTAGAAGAAGTCCTACGGAAAGTCCTCCCAGAGGCCTTTGCCATTGTTAAGGAGACCGCACGAAGATTCAAGGAAAATGATTCCCTCACCGTCACCGCTCAGCAATTCGATCGGGATCTGGCGGCCGCAGTCGATCATGTCACCATTGATGGCGACAAGGCCACTTGGCAGAGCACCTGGATGGCCGGTGGTTCACCCATTACCTGGGATATGGTGCACTATGATGTGCAGCTCATCGGAGGTATCGTTCTCCATGAGGGGAAGATAGCTGAGATGCAGACCGGAGAAGGAAAGACCCTCGTGGCCACCTTACCTGTGTTCCTCAATGCCCTTGCGGGCAAGGGCGTGCATTTGGTCACGGTCAATAACTATCTCGCAAAGCGGGATGCGGAATGGATGGCCCCCATCTTCCAGTTCCACGGAATGACCATCGATGTCATCGACAACCACCGTCCCAACTCTCCCGAGCGCAGAGCGGCCTATCAAGCCGACATCACCTACGGTACCAATAACGAATTCGGCTTCGACTATCTGCGTGACAATATGACCACGGACCCGGAGAGTCTGGTCCAGCGCAAGCACCA
This region includes:
- a CDS encoding DUF2795 domain-containing protein, which produces MYWTLELASYLEDAPWPATKDELIDFALRTAAPLEVVENLQEIEDEGELLETIEDIWPDYPSKEDFFFNEDEY